One Poecilia reticulata strain Guanapo linkage group LG19, Guppy_female_1.0+MT, whole genome shotgun sequence genomic window carries:
- the LOC103481558 gene encoding potassium channel subfamily K member 1-like, whose product MVIGRIRDWCAHFAERHQSEINFALLIVCYILYLVIGAGIFSAIELPYERELRQELKAARQEFLSNNTCVSDAQLEELLARALEASNYGVSVLGNDTVRNWDFVSSLFFTSTVLTTTGYGHSVPLSDVGKAFCIFYSLIGIPVTLFFLSAIVERLVEMMSRRPLSYFHRRWAMSRPKLAIIHATLLSTIIALFFLFIPAWIFFSLEKDWNFLESLYFCFISLTTIGLGDYVPGETHSKEDNPHPHLYRLAITVYLLLGLVCVLVALETCYELPQLKLLRRRFYKEKFRXLDSETTNIISHDQLSDQKPDPADNTATQLPVISSVSQQANTLRQNGTSTPYIPASGTTVNGKL is encoded by the exons ATGGTAATCGGACGCATTCGAGACTGGTGCGCTCACTTCGCGGAGCGGCACCAGTCTGAGATCAACTTTGCGCTGCTGATCGTTTGTTACATCCTCTACCTCGTCATCGGTGCCGGGATCTTCTCCGCCATCGAGCTGCCCTATGARCGCGAGCTTCGGCAGGAGCTGAAAGCGGCCAGGCAGGAATTCCTGAGCAACAACACCTGCGTGTCCGACGCGcaactggaggagctgctggctCGAGCGCTGGAGGCCAGTAATTATGGGGTGTCCGTCCTGGGTAACGACACCGTACGGAACTGGGACTTTGTGTCCTCTCTGTTCTTCACCAGCACCGTGCTGACCACAACAG GTTACGGCCACAGCGTTCCTCTGTCGGATGTGGGGAAGGCGTTCTGTATCTTCTACTCCCTCATCGGCATCCCCGTcaccctcttcttcctctccgcCATAGTGGAGAGGCTGGTGGAAATGATGTCCCGACGCCCATTGTCCTACTTTCACCGACGGTGGGCCATGTCAAGACCGAAGCTGGCCATAATTCACGCTACTTTGCTCAGCACCATCATTGCTCTGTTCTTCCTCTTTATCCCCGCCTGGATCTTTTTCTCCTTGGAAAAAGACTGGAACTTTCTGGAGTCTCTGTATTTCTGCTTCATCTCACTGACGACCATAGGCCTTGGGGATTATGTCCCGGGAGAAACTCACAGTAAAGAGGACAACCCACATCCACATCTATACAGGCTGGCTATAACAG TTTACTTGCTGCTGGGCTTGGTGTGCGTCCTGGTGGCGTTGGAGACCTGCTACGAGCTTCCCCAGCTCAAACTCCTCAGACGGAGGTTTTACAAGGAAAAGTTTCGGRAGTTGGACTCCGAAACCACCAACATCATCAGTCACGATCAACTCAGCGACCAGAAGCCTGACCCTGCAGATAATACGGCCACTCAGTTGCCAGTCATCTCTTCTGTCTCACAACAGGCCAATACTCTGCGCCAGAATGGAACGTCAACGCCGTACATTCCGGCTTCAGGAACCACTGTTAATGGAAAGCTGTGA
- the entpd1 gene encoding ectonucleoside triphosphate diphosphohydrolase 1 isoform X1 — protein sequence MSAQREMKEKNPWHTPLTIIITVIGVIAIVALVTVAVLQNRPVLQKYKYGIVLDAGSSHTALYIYEWPAEKDNNTGRVEQKHSCKVKGKGISSYAAEPEKAGMSLTECMQEAEMQVPSRRHQETPLYLGATAGMRLLNIENREASDKVFEAVEKALQRFPFSYQGARILSGQEEGAFGWVTVNYLDDRLKQGLETTGALDLGGASTQISFVPXEHDISESPSNSVAFRLYGNDYNLYTHSFLCYGKDQVLRMALAHQTQSGPVTMSDPCFHPGYSVTRNYNALYDSPCVSERKPKEAPLNFTHTGIGNFFQCQEVVKTLFNFTSCKYSRCSFNXIFQPPLQGSFGAFSAYYFVMNFLNLTDTSIPLETVKTNLANYCRTPWNQIKQQHPKIKEKYLAEYCFSGTYIITLLTEGYNFTKETFSNIKFIKEIKGSDAGWTLGYMLNLTNMIPAEAPDSPPLPHAGYVSIVTVIALLLFILFILSLRPIWPKCSKQPQIV from the exons AGATGAAAGAGAAGAACCCCTGGCACACGCCGCTGACCATCATCATCACTGTGATTGGTGTCATAGCGATTGTTGCCCTGGTGACGGTTGCAGTTTTGCAGAACAGACCTGTCCTCCAAAAGTACAAG TATGGGATTGTGCTCGACGCCGGCTCTTCCCACACAGCTCTTTATATCTACGAGTGGCCAGCAGAGAAGGATAACAACACTGGAAGAGTTGAACAGAAGCATTCCTGCAAAGTAAAAG GTAAAGGTATCTCAAGCTATGCAGCTGAACCAGAGAAGGCTGGAATGTCACTGACAGAATGCATGCAAGAAGCCGAGATGCAGGTTCCCTCAAGGAGACACCAGGAGACCCCGCTCTATCTGGGGGCTACAGCTGGAATGAGACTGCTGAA tatAGAGAACAGAGAGGCATCAGACAAGGTGTTTGAGGCTGTGGAGAAAGCCCTGCAAAGATTCCCTTTTTCATATCAGGGGGCGAGAATACTCAGCGGGCAAGAGGAGGGCGCCTTCGGCTGGGTCACCGTCAACTACTTGGATGATCGCCTCAAACAG gGTCTAGAAACAACAGGGGCTCTTGACCTTGGTGGGGCCTCAACTCAAATCAGCTTTGTACCTCRTGAACATGACATTTCAGAATCACCAAGCAACTCTGTGGCCTTCCGACTCTACGGAAATGACTACAACCTGTACACTCACAGTTTCCTGTGCTATGGGAAGGACCAAGTGCTAAGAATGGCTCTGGCACACCAGACTCAG TCAGGTCCAGTAACAATGTCTGATCCATGCTTCCACCCAGGCTATTCAGTGACAAGGAATTACAATGCCCTGTATGACAGCCCATGTGTCTCAGAAAGGAAACCCAAAGAAGCTCCTTTAAACTTCACTCACACAGGAATAGGAAACTTTTTTCAGTGCCAAGAAGTTGTCAAAACTCTGTTTAACTTTACGTCCTGCAAATACAGTAGATGCTCTTTCAACGRGATCTTCCAGCCACCTCTGCAAGGATCATTTGGG GCCTTCTCTGCGTACTACTTTGTGATGAACTTCCTCAACCTGACCGATACTTCCATCCCATTAGAAACTGTGAAGACCAATCTAGCAAACTACTGTAGAACCCCGTGGAATCAG ataAAGCAGCAACACCCAAAGATTAAAGAGAAATACCTGGCCGAATATTGCTTTTCTGGCACATACATCATCACACTGTTGACAGAAGGATACAACTTCACTAAGGAGACATTCTCCAACATAAAATTCATCAAAGAG ataaaaggcAGTGATGCAGGCTGGACACTGGGCTACATGTTGAACCTGACCAACATGATTCCAGCAGAGGCTCCAGACTCACCCCCACTCCCACACGCCGGCTACGTCTCCATAGTCACYGTCATCGCATTGCTGCTTTTCATCCTTTTCATCCTCAGCCTGCGTCCTATCTGGCCCAAATGCTCCAAGCAACCACAGATTGTATAA
- the entpd1 gene encoding ectonucleoside triphosphate diphosphohydrolase 1 isoform X2, whose translation MKEKNPWHTPLTIIITVIGVIAIVALVTVAVLQNRPVLQKYKYGIVLDAGSSHTALYIYEWPAEKDNNTGRVEQKHSCKVKGKGISSYAAEPEKAGMSLTECMQEAEMQVPSRRHQETPLYLGATAGMRLLNIENREASDKVFEAVEKALQRFPFSYQGARILSGQEEGAFGWVTVNYLDDRLKQGLETTGALDLGGASTQISFVPXEHDISESPSNSVAFRLYGNDYNLYTHSFLCYGKDQVLRMALAHQTQSGPVTMSDPCFHPGYSVTRNYNALYDSPCVSERKPKEAPLNFTHTGIGNFFQCQEVVKTLFNFTSCKYSRCSFNXIFQPPLQGSFGAFSAYYFVMNFLNLTDTSIPLETVKTNLANYCRTPWNQIKQQHPKIKEKYLAEYCFSGTYIITLLTEGYNFTKETFSNIKFIKEIKGSDAGWTLGYMLNLTNMIPAEAPDSPPLPHAGYVSIVTVIALLLFILFILSLRPIWPKCSKQPQIV comes from the exons ATGAAAGAGAAGAACCCCTGGCACACGCCGCTGACCATCATCATCACTGTGATTGGTGTCATAGCGATTGTTGCCCTGGTGACGGTTGCAGTTTTGCAGAACAGACCTGTCCTCCAAAAGTACAAG TATGGGATTGTGCTCGACGCCGGCTCTTCCCACACAGCTCTTTATATCTACGAGTGGCCAGCAGAGAAGGATAACAACACTGGAAGAGTTGAACAGAAGCATTCCTGCAAAGTAAAAG GTAAAGGTATCTCAAGCTATGCAGCTGAACCAGAGAAGGCTGGAATGTCACTGACAGAATGCATGCAAGAAGCCGAGATGCAGGTTCCCTCAAGGAGACACCAGGAGACCCCGCTCTATCTGGGGGCTACAGCTGGAATGAGACTGCTGAA tatAGAGAACAGAGAGGCATCAGACAAGGTGTTTGAGGCTGTGGAGAAAGCCCTGCAAAGATTCCCTTTTTCATATCAGGGGGCGAGAATACTCAGCGGGCAAGAGGAGGGCGCCTTCGGCTGGGTCACCGTCAACTACTTGGATGATCGCCTCAAACAG gGTCTAGAAACAACAGGGGCTCTTGACCTTGGTGGGGCCTCAACTCAAATCAGCTTTGTACCTCRTGAACATGACATTTCAGAATCACCAAGCAACTCTGTGGCCTTCCGACTCTACGGAAATGACTACAACCTGTACACTCACAGTTTCCTGTGCTATGGGAAGGACCAAGTGCTAAGAATGGCTCTGGCACACCAGACTCAG TCAGGTCCAGTAACAATGTCTGATCCATGCTTCCACCCAGGCTATTCAGTGACAAGGAATTACAATGCCCTGTATGACAGCCCATGTGTCTCAGAAAGGAAACCCAAAGAAGCTCCTTTAAACTTCACTCACACAGGAATAGGAAACTTTTTTCAGTGCCAAGAAGTTGTCAAAACTCTGTTTAACTTTACGTCCTGCAAATACAGTAGATGCTCTTTCAACGRGATCTTCCAGCCACCTCTGCAAGGATCATTTGGG GCCTTCTCTGCGTACTACTTTGTGATGAACTTCCTCAACCTGACCGATACTTCCATCCCATTAGAAACTGTGAAGACCAATCTAGCAAACTACTGTAGAACCCCGTGGAATCAG ataAAGCAGCAACACCCAAAGATTAAAGAGAAATACCTGGCCGAATATTGCTTTTCTGGCACATACATCATCACACTGTTGACAGAAGGATACAACTTCACTAAGGAGACATTCTCCAACATAAAATTCATCAAAGAG ataaaaggcAGTGATGCAGGCTGGACACTGGGCTACATGTTGAACCTGACCAACATGATTCCAGCAGAGGCTCCAGACTCACCCCCACTCCCACACGCCGGCTACGTCTCCATAGTCACYGTCATCGCATTGCTGCTTTTCATCCTTTTCATCCTCAGCCTGCGTCCTATCTGGCCCAAATGCTCCAAGCAACCACAGATTGTATAA